A single genomic interval of Pomacea canaliculata isolate SZHN2017 linkage group LG5, ASM307304v1, whole genome shotgun sequence harbors:
- the LOC112564781 gene encoding uncharacterized protein LOC112564781, with protein MAVQLPKLTEGYLGPQAKFEEYGMTTLSHPEPVIYMTDDQEEVEIIIGTTTETRVTSKLLSHERKQDVSDFALVRCLGPSYCFLIRPPAPGFYKFQIYALPSGEAGPNMIGVYNYLIHCPNTAQSVTTLPKQYQMWKDGGCYLREPWVFLEAIVDPRCASDSTFQELEMCR; from the exons ATGGCGGTGCAGCTGCCGAAGCTTACTGAGGGCTACCTGGGGCCGCAGGCAAAGTTCGAGGAGTACGGCATGACCACCCTGTCTCACCCTGAGCCTGTAATTTACATGACAGACGACCAGGAAGAG GTGGAGATCATCATTGGCACGACCACCGAGACACGAGTCACGTCCAAGCTGCTGTCGCACGAACGTAAGCAGGACGTGAGTGACTTCGCCCTCGTGCGCTGCCTCGGTCCATCCTACTGCTTCCTCATCCGACCGCCGGCGCCTGGCTTCTACAAGTTCCAGATCTACGCCCTGCCCTCGGGGGAGGCGGGGCCTAACATGATTGGCGTGTACAACTACCTGATACACTGCCCCAACACCGCGCAG AGTGTTACAACCCTGCCCAAACAGTACCAGATGTGGAAGGACGGCGGATGTTACCTCAGAGAACCTTGGGTATTCCTCGAGGCTATCGTGGACCCCCGTTGCGCTTCCGACTCAACATTCCAGGAGCTCGAGATGTGCAG GTGA
- the LOC112563776 gene encoding LOW QUALITY PROTEIN: uncharacterized protein LOC112563776 (The sequence of the model RefSeq protein was modified relative to this genomic sequence to represent the inferred CDS: inserted 1 base in 1 codon), with protein MQIKAPRDWRPDDAKAKQVNAPPVHSRYRKFDLYRNVQQFYHIDNHAVQVAQTDHDNFIDLIWHLVYSSNLQSDLDKCRAIFRWMTSKNMYTISFRDGAKPGSPEEVLQSFKNKQGTYARIFETMCRYSGVTAVVLTGFAKGLDYRPGDKFKGTDYNHSWNAVLIDSNWYLVDSHWATRYLVSEKNMPENLVYEYDDFYFLTDPEQLIYSHWAHRXEWQLLVRPITLADFENLPLVKSYFFKCGMFFVSHHNGVVETKKGRIALTLGYCKPTNFTYKITFADTGEETYQGQKLKNFALQHHGQNQTGTFVFRAPKAGQYYFTIFAQLLTGELGVKNIFTASCEYKVVADTASSDAAPLPACSDSSWGPGVAVDQLGLVANPPEGIVTTEDGQVNLEFKKTKPAFVLCKLRKNGMRDEELEKCITEKDTGDVVQVTATLPAKGEYGIEVYGNDPAKDGDTYTHICQYYVHYASPKEQEQAFYQESPDRRTAVGKTGGTATAPGAYRPGVAGLASGTANLNLEDADNLPPPPPELLQQQYLYGTMPDTRQQAIITHYAPSRGQGYPAYAPGSGQMDFGQPQQATVQSVPASTKPLDVQQRSLGQAPPAPPQDFRLIPVKQDKGDAPPPGPAAGGPQQKPSLEAIDRQVLQSVDDHAIQVSKSDHNSFRDLVWDLIYSKNITNEIEKVRVIFRWLATKNLKEMNFDRVEKGSPEEVLMGLKTGTTTYAMVFDTMCNYAGLHSKIISGYAKGADYTPGMKFSPGQNQHSWNAIYIYGTWCLIDAHWAARRIIGKQASTEEFHYQLDEYFFLPDPHQLIYTHFPDDPRWQLLERPVTLEEFENMPHMKPQFFKYGLEFVTHRTAVIYSRGEIHIRLRYPAHRLAVLFSFTIQFEGGVEEYNGVKLNRYCIQESTGGIASFSLRLPCSGSYMLFIYAKEDTPETKDYNFAQVCEYKIEHEAVSDVPPEPYPPCSSSSWGVGSAFYRYGLTTYQQSCTIYTRDGKAELQIRQPCPMQFMAKLKHNRIGDSELEAYVIHRTVGNTAYFNITAPGRGEYGLEIYANNPATEGQTLYHVAQFLVLCQEDVKTTPMPKLPPGYLGAQPKFSEFGLVAVSHQDPIIHLDVNTVTIQFKSEAPMRVTANLISVEQEEEFPDFVFSNTLGSYITFIANLPTTGFFKLQIYALLIADKRQELPGVYNYLINCQQVTQAVFPFPKQYAQWKEGCYMAEPGVIPTVRGPFSNQVQINRLPESVNFRVKIPGAEAVAVVASNEWTHLKQGEGDEWSGPVKVSHCYGTNSKVTLNANFGGDKTSYATLLEYVL; from the exons AGCAATATTTCGATGGATGACATCAAAGAATATGTACACCATCTCTTTCCGAGATGGTGCCAAACCTGGGAGCCCAGAGGAGGTTCTGCagtctttcaaaaacaaacaggGCACATATGCTCGCATCTTTGAAACCATGTGCAG GTATTCTGGTGTGACTGCCGTGGTGCTGACAGGCTTTGCCAAGGGACTGGACTATCGCCCTGGTGACAAGTTCAAGGGAACAGACTACAATCATAGCTGGAATGCTGTACTGATTGATTCCAACTGGTATCTGGTTGACTCACACTGGGCCACTCGTTACCTGGTCTCAGAGAAAAACATGCCAGAGAATCTG GTGTATGAGTATGATGACTTCTACTTCCTGACTGACCCAGAACAGCTGATTTATTCTCACTGGGCACACC CAGAGTGGCAGCTGTTGGTGCGCCCAATCACACTGGCTGACTTTGAGAATCTTCCACTTGTCAagtcctatttttttaaatgtggcaTGTTTTTTGTCTCCCATCATAATGGAGTAgtggaaacaaagaaag GTCGAATTGCTTTGACACTTGGATACTGCAAGCCCACAAACTTTACATACAAGATCACTTTTGCGGATACTGGAGAAGAGACATACCAGGGACAGAAGctaaaaaattttgctttgcaacATCATGGTCAAAACCAGACAGGTACCTTTGTTTTCCGTGCACCAAAAGCTGGCCAGTACTATTTTACCATTTTTGCCCAACTTTTGACAGGGGAACTGGGTGTCAAGAACATCTTCACTGCCTCCTGTGAGTACAAG GTAGTTGCAGACACTGCTTCAAGCGATGCTGCTCCTCTCCCAGCATGCTCAGATTCCTCATGGGGTCCAGGTGTGGCAGTTGACCAGCTGGGGCTTGTAGCCAACCCTCCTGAAGGCATTGTCACTACAGAAGATGGCCAGGTCAACCTGGAGTTTAAGAAGACAAAGCCAGCTTTTGTTCTTTGCAAGCTGAGAAAAAATGGTATGCGCGATGAGGAACTAGAGAAGTGCATTACTGAGAAGGACACTGGGGATGTAGTTCAG GTAACAGCCACTCTTCCTGCAAAAGGTGAATACGGAATTGAAGTTTATGGTAATGACCCTGCTAAAGATGGAGACACTTACACTCACATCTGCCAGTACTATGTGCACTATGCCTCTcccaaagagcaagagcaggCTTTTTACCAAGAATCACCAGATCGCCGAACTGCCGTAGGAAAGACTGGTGGCACTGCCACCGCACCAGGTGCTTACCGACCAGGTGTTGCAGGG ttggCAAGTGGTACAGCCAACTTAAACCTTGAGGACGCAGATaaccttcctcctcctcctccagagCTTTTGCAGCAGCAGTACTTGTATGGTACCATGCCTGATACTCGACAACAGGCCATCATCACCCACTATGCACCCTCTCGTGGCCAGGGCTACCCAGCATATGCTCCTGGCTCGGGACAGATGGACTTTGGTCAGCCTCAGCAG GCTACTGTGCAGTCAGTCCCAGCCAGTACAAAGCCACTGGATGTGCAGCAGAGGTCCCTCGGTCAAGCACCTCCTGCTCCCCCACAGGACTTCCGCCTGATCCCTGTTAAGCAGGACAAAGGTGATGCACCACCACCTGGGCCTGCTGCTGGTGGTCCCCAGCAGAAACCCTCTCTGGAAGCCATTGACCGACAGGTCCTGCAGAGTGTGGATGACCATGCCATTCAG GTGTCCAAGTCGGACCACAATAGCTTCCGTGATTTGGTTTGGGATCTTATCTATTCAAAGAATATCACAAATGAAATTGAAAAAGTGCG tGTCATATTTCGATGGCTTGCAActaaaaacttgaaagaaatgaattttgATCGTGTGGAGAAGGGCAGCCCTGAGGAAGTACTCATGGGGCTGAAGACAGGCACAACAACTTATGCAATGGTCTTTGATACAATGTGCAA CTATGCAGGACTTCACTCCAAAATCATCAGTGGTTATGCCAAAGGTGCTGACTACACGCCAGGCATGAAGTTCTCACCAGGCCAGAACCAGCACTCTTGGAATGCAATCTATATCTATGGCACCTGGTGCCTTATTGATGCACACTGGGCAGCACGTCGCATCATTGGCAAACAAGCTTCTACAGAAGAGTTCCACTACCAGCTTGATGAGTACTTCTTCCTGCCAGACCCTCACCAGCTCATCTACACCCACTTTCCTGATGACCCACGGTGGCAGCTGCTGGAAAGACCCGTCACCCTGGAAGAGTTTGAGAACATGCCTCACATGAAGCCACAATTTTTCAAGTATGGCCTGGAGTTTGTGACTCACCGCACTGCAGTCATTTACAGCCGAGGTGAAATACACATTCGCCTTCGATACCCAGCACATAGACTTGCAGTGCTTTTCAGCTTCACCATCCAGTTTGAAGGTGGTGTGGAGGAATACAATGGTGTTAAGCTGAATAG GTATTGTATTCAAGAAAGCACAGGTGGAAttgcctctttctctcttcgtcTACCCTGCTCAGGCTCGTACATGCTTTTCATTTATGCCAAAGAGGACACACCAGAAACCAAGGACTACAATTTTGCCCAGGTCTGCGAATACAAGATTGAACATGAGGCAGTATCTGATGTTCCTCCCGAACCCTACCCACCATGCTCAAGCTCATCCTGGGGTGTAGGGTCTGCATTCTACCGCTATGGCCTGACAACCTACCAGCAGTCATGCACAATCTACACACGGGATGGCAAAGCTGAGCTGCAGATCCGCCAGCCCTGTCCCATGCAGTTCATGGCCAAGCTGAAGCACAACCGCATTGGTGATTCTGAGCTGGAGGCGTATGTTATCCACCGCACAGTTGGGAACACTGCTTACTTCAACATCACTGCCCCAGGACGCGGGGAATATGGACTTGAGATTTATGCTAACAACCCAGCAACAGAGGGCCAGACCCTCTACCATGTAGCCCAGTTTCTTGTGCTGTGCCAGGAAGATGTCAAAACAACACCAATGCCCAAATTGCCACCTGGTTACTTGGGAGCTCAGCCCAAATTTTCTGAGTTTGGTCTTGTTGCTGTCTCCCACCAAGACCCCATCATTCACCTTGATGTCAACACAGTCACCATTCAGTTTAAGTCTGAGGCGCCTATGCGGGTGACAGCGAATCTCATCTCTGTTGAGCAGGAGGAGGAGTTCCCAGACTTCGTTTTCTCTAATACTCTGGGATCGTACATCACCTTCATAGCAAATCTTCCTACCACTGGCTTCTTCAAGCTGCAGATTTATGCATTGCTCATTGCCGATAAGCGACAGGAACTTCCAGGTGTGTACAACTATCTCATCAACTGCCAGCAAGTCACTCAGGCTGTCTTCCCATTCCCAAAACAGTATGCTCAGTGGAAGGAAGGCTGCTATATGGCAGAACCTGGTGTCATCCCCACTGTTAGAGGACCATTTTCCAATCAG GTGCAGATTAACCGATTGCCTGAGAGCGTAAACTTCAGAGTGAAGATTCCTGGTGCTgaggctgttgctgttgttgccaGCAATGAGTGGACACACCTCAAGCAAGGCGAAGGTGACGAGTGGAGTGGTCCTGTTAAAGTATCTCATTGTTACGGCACTAATTCCAAGGTCACTCTCAATGCCAACTTCGGAGGTGACAAAACCAGTTATGCCACATTGCTGGAGTATGTACTGTAA